The proteins below come from a single Candidatus Paceibacterota bacterium genomic window:
- a CDS encoding FtsX-like permease family protein, translated as MLTRDILQLATRVFKTNKLRTLLTILGIGVGIGTILFLVSLGFGLQKLILEQITTSDALSTLDIFSENAELVDLNQETFQKIEATADVVEVSPMLNIPAQIEINSLSSGITVNAIKASYLKLSGIEMKAGRSFTDGETNKIIISSAILKSFNIENDSDAISSIAALKLYLPRKTDELSPAASEDVEEVNLPNDFEVVGIVDDDFSAFAYVQLSDIDYLNLPSFSRAKVKISNQNKVEGVREKLINMGFSVSSLSDTIDEANKIFQAVQIVLSLFGAVALIVSAIGMFNTMTIALLERTQEIGVMKSLGASRSDIWKLFLVESVLIGFLGGVSGIMLGVGAAAVSNFAINRLASSLGGESVNLFFTPIEFVITILSFSTIVGFMTGLYPARRASRLNPLDALRYK; from the coding sequence GTGCTAACAAGAGATATCCTACAACTTGCAACGAGGGTATTCAAGACGAACAAGCTTAGAACTCTTCTTACGATCTTGGGTATCGGCGTGGGAATCGGAACAATATTGTTCTTGGTGTCTCTCGGATTCGGCTTGCAAAAACTGATATTGGAGCAGATTACAACATCCGATGCGCTTTCGACGCTGGACATATTCTCCGAAAACGCCGAACTCGTCGACCTCAACCAGGAAACTTTTCAAAAAATAGAGGCGACTGCGGATGTGGTCGAAGTCAGCCCGATGCTGAACATCCCTGCGCAGATCGAGATCAACAGCTTGAGTAGCGGAATAACAGTTAATGCGATCAAGGCGTCATATTTGAAGCTTTCCGGAATAGAAATGAAGGCTGGAAGATCATTCACCGATGGAGAAACGAACAAGATCATAATATCGTCCGCGATCCTGAAGTCTTTCAACATCGAAAACGACAGCGATGCAATTTCTTCAATTGCAGCGCTGAAATTATATCTTCCAAGGAAAACCGACGAATTATCGCCAGCCGCATCCGAAGATGTCGAGGAGGTAAATCTTCCAAATGATTTTGAGGTTGTCGGAATCGTAGATGATGATTTCTCGGCGTTCGCATATGTACAGCTATCAGACATCGACTATCTGAATCTTCCAAGTTTTTCCAGGGCAAAAGTTAAAATTTCCAATCAAAATAAAGTTGAGGGGGTGCGCGAAAAATTGATAAATATGGGATTCAGCGTTTCATCGCTCTCTGATACGATCGATGAGGCCAATAAGATATTCCAGGCAGTCCAAATCGTTCTGTCCCTGTTCGGAGCCGTCGCACTTATAGTATCTGCAATCGGAATGTTCAACACTATGACCATTGCGCTTCTGGAAAGAACGCAGGAAATCGGCGTTATGAAATCGCTTGGAGCCTCCAGGAGCGATATTTGGAAGCTGTTCCTCGTCGAGTCCGTGCTTATCGGATTCCTCGGAGGCGTCAGCGGCATAATGCTGGGGGTGGGAGCGGCAGCGGTCTCCAATTTCGCAATCAACAGGCTTGCATCGTCTTTGGGCGGAGAGTCCGTAAATTTGTTCTTTACTCCGATCGAATTCGTTATAACCATCCTAAGTTTTTCGACAATAGTCGGATTCATGACCGGACTCTATCCCGCAAGACGCGCCTCAAGGCTCAATCCACTGGACGCATTACGATATAAATAA
- a CDS encoding response regulator has product MKNSPKVALIEDDIDLLEMFKLKLKLEGFNTVTAEDGVAAIKLIQDEIPDVILLDMLLPLKDGFEVLRTIKGSGDRKIRSIPIIVITNLSSDEDIYEAKKLGASEYLVKVDITPADVISKITDMLYKKSNKKR; this is encoded by the coding sequence ATGAAAAATTCACCAAAAGTAGCGTTAATCGAAGATGACATCGATCTCTTGGAAATGTTCAAGTTGAAATTAAAGCTGGAAGGCTTTAACACCGTAACGGCAGAGGACGGCGTTGCGGCCATCAAACTCATCCAAGATGAGATACCGGATGTTATCCTGCTCGACATGCTGCTTCCACTGAAAGACGGATTTGAGGTCCTAAGAACAATCAAGGGATCCGGCGACCGAAAGATCAGATCGATACCCATCATCGTAATAACAAACTTATCAAGCGACGAAGATATCTATGAGGCAAAAAAACTGGGAGCGTCGGAATATCTAGTAAAAGTGGACATAACTCCCGCTGACGTCATATCGAAAATAACAGATATGCTATACAAAAAAAGTAATAAAAAACGATAG
- a CDS encoding tetratricopeptide repeat protein, giving the protein MKKFKKEAYIEQYEKNLAIFGLFVFIVFGVIFMTFLLPSIYNIKNNPNTAPDNNASVSTYNTKQNLNSYKSGLASAKNTNYSEALSFFESAVEKEPNNIEYLTELAMTHYRLKNYDKSTEIYNRIISLEKNNVFAYNSIGNNYWIKKDFTNAETSFRKAIQIDPYSIPSYSNLALMLDELGRKQEAINVLSQGLAANENNSELKILLRILQ; this is encoded by the coding sequence ATGAAAAAATTTAAAAAAGAAGCGTATATCGAGCAATACGAAAAAAACTTGGCGATCTTCGGGCTGTTCGTCTTCATCGTATTTGGTGTGATCTTCATGACCTTTCTCTTGCCAAGCATATACAATATCAAGAACAACCCGAATACAGCGCCTGATAACAACGCATCCGTATCGACATATAATACGAAGCAGAACCTGAACAGCTATAAGTCCGGTTTAGCATCCGCTAAAAACACAAACTACTCTGAGGCTTTGAGCTTCTTCGAAAGCGCCGTTGAAAAAGAGCCGAATAACATAGAATATCTCACGGAGCTTGCGATGACGCATTATCGCTTAAAAAATTATGATAAGTCAACGGAGATCTACAACAGAATAATAAGCCTTGAAAAAAATAATGTTTTTGCGTATAATAGTATTGGGAACAATTATTGGATCAAAAAGGATTTCACAAACGCGGAAACATCTTTCAGAAAAGCAATACAGATAGATCCATATTCGATCCCAAGTTACAGCAATCTTGCGTTAATGCTGGACGAGCTTGGAAGAAAACAGGAAGCGATAAATGTCTTGAGCCAGGGGCTGGCGGCCAATGAGAACAACTCAGAACTGAAAATATTACTCAGGATCCTGCAATAA